One Vicugna pacos chromosome 12, VicPac4, whole genome shotgun sequence genomic window carries:
- the RTL6 gene encoding retrotransposon Gag-like protein 6 has product MVQPQTSKAEAPASAASTNAQMDDVIDTLTSLRLTNSALRREASTLRAEKANLTNMLESVMAELTLLRTRARIPGALQITPPISAITSNGTRPMTTPPTSLPEPFSGDPGQLAGFLMQMDRFMIFQASRFPGEAERVAFLVSRLTGEAEKWAIPHMQPDSPLRNNYQGFLAELRRTYKSPLRHARRAQIRKTSASNRAVRERQMLCRQLATTGTAPCPVHPASSGTSPAPALPTRARNL; this is encoded by the coding sequence ATGGTCCAACCCCAGACATCAAAAGCTGAAGCCCCAGCCTCTGCCGCTTCTACCAATGCCCAAATGGATGACGTCATTGACACCCTGACCTCCCTGCGCCTCACCAACTCTGCGCTGAGGCGGGAGGCCTCGACGCTGCGCGCAGAGAAGGCCAATCTCACCAACATGCTGGAGAGCGTGATGGCAGAGCTGACGTTGTTACGCACCAGGGCTCGGATTCCGGGGGCACTGCAGATCACCCCGCCTATCTCAGCCATTACCTCAAACGGGACCCGGCCAATGACCACGCCTCCGACCTCTCTGCCGGAGCCCTTTTCCGGAGACCCAGGCCAGCTGGCGGGGTTCCTGATGCAGATGGACCGGTTCATGATCTTCCAGGCCTCCCGCTTCCCAGGTGAGGCCGAGCGCGTGGCGTTCCTTGTGTCCCGGCTGACCGGAGAGGCAGAGAAGTGGGCGATCCCCCACATGCAACCGGACAGTCCCTTGCGAAACAACTATCAGGGATTTCTGGCAGAGTTGCGGAGAACCTACAAGTCTCCACTCCGGCATGCGCGGCGCGCCCAAATCAGAAAGACTTCAGCCTCCAATCGAGCCGTGCGGGAACGGCAGATGCTCTGCCGCCAGCTGGCCACCACCGGCACAGCGCCCTGCCCAGTGCACCCAGCCTCCAGCGGGACGAGTCCGGCTCCGGCCCTGCCCACCCGAGCACGGAACCTTTAG